A stretch of DNA from Bacillota bacterium:
AACAATTGCTTCCGGCACTGCTGCTGCAGCCAAGGGCGGCTTCACCACCGTCTGCGCCATGCCCAATACAGACCCGGTGGTCGATAATCCGCTGTTGGTGGAACTAATTGCCACCCGGGCCAAGAACGAAGGTCTGGTGCGGGTGCTGCCGGTGGGTGCGATCACCAAAGGACAGCAAGGCAAAGAAATTGCCGAACTGGGCCTGATGCACCAAGCTGGCGCCATTGGCTTCAGTGACGACGGTGGCTGGGTACAGGATTCCGGCGTCTCCTATAACGCCATGTGCTACGCTGCCCAGTGGGATTTACTAATCATCAGTCACCCTGAAGACGTTTCCTTGGTCGCCGGTGGCGTGATGAACGCCGGCCCCCTGGCCGACAAGCTCGGTCTTGCCGGCGCCGACCCGGTGGCGGAAGTGGCCGCGGTGGAGCGGGATATCGCGCTGGCCGAAGCCAGCAACTGCCGGCTGCACCTCACCCACCTCAGCGTTCGTGGCGCTGTTGAGGCGGTGCGTCGGGCCAAGGCCCGGGGTGTCAGAGTCACCGCCGATGTTACCCCCCATCATTTAATGCTCACTGAGACTGCCTGTGATAATTACAACACCCTGGCCCGGGTCAACCCGCCCCTGCGGACCGAAGCCGACCGGGAAGCATTGCTGGCCGGGCTGTTGGATGGCACAATCGATGCCATCGCCACTGACCACGCTCCCCACAAACAAACCGAAAAATTTACAACTTTTGATGACTCCCCCCCAGGCATCGTCGGCCTGGAAACCGCCTGGGGCCTGCTCTATGCCCAGCTGGTGGAGAGCGGTCGCATGAGTCTGGCAACCTTGGTAGAGAAGTTTACCGCCGGACCGCGTCGGGTCCTGGGCCTGGAGAATCTCTCCATAGCCGTTGGCCAGTCCGCAGATATTACTGCAATCGACCCGGCAGCGCGGGCGGAAGTCGACCCGCAAACGTTTGTCGGCAAGGGCGTAAACACCCCCTTTGCCGGGTGGAAAATGTCCGGCCTGCCTGCAATGACCATGGTAGGAGGCGAAATTGTGATGTTGAACGGTGAAGTAGGCAATGTCACAGTGCCCGTGGAAGCGAGGGCACAGGTTGGATGAAACCGATAGATGCACGGGCTGTAGTGCAGGTCAACGACCTGCTTACGGCCCGTATTTACAGAATGGAGTTGTCCTGTCCTGGTATCGCCGCTGACGTTAGCCCCGGACAGTTTGTGCATGTACAGGTGCCGGGGTACAGTCTGCGCCGTCCCTTTACTGTCGCCGGCGCTGACAAGGGTTGCATAGAAGTAATCTACCGTGCCCAGGGCGCGGGCACCAGGACCCTGACCCAATTGCAGCCCGGCGATGAAATCCAGGTCCTGGGCCCTCTGGGGCGAGGATTTGAGCAACCCCGGGGCCCGGCGCTGCTTCTAGGCGGCGGCATTGGCACCGCAGCGCTCCTGCTCTTGGCCCGTCGTCTTGAACATAGCACCTTGGTGATGGGCGGCCGGAACGCGGACGAATTGTGGCTGGATAAGTTGCCGCTGCCGGCGGGAACCCAAGTGCACTATGTCACAGACGACGGCAGTCGCGGCCAGCAGGGCACAGTGCTCACGGTGGGTGCCAGCCTACTTGCCCCGGATATGTGGGTCGGTGCCTGTGGTCCACGGCCGATGCTGAGGGCCGTGCAGACCATCCTTCATGAGCTAGACATTCCCGGCCAGTTTGCCCTGGAAGAGCGGATGGCCTGCGGCATGGGCGCCTGCATGGGCTGCACCTGCACTATCGCCGCTGGCCCGGCCCTGGTCTGTAAGGACGGGCCGGTGTTCGCTGCCCAGGAGGTGAAGTTTTGATGTTACAGACAGATCTGGGCTTCGCGCGTTTGAACAATCCAATCATGCCGGCTTCCGGCTGTTTCGGCTGGGGCCGGGAATATATCGAACTGTTTGACCTGAAAACTCTTGGCGCTGTGGTTACCAAAGCCACCACATATCTGCCCCGGGAGGGCAATGCCACCCCGCGGGTGGCGGAAGCACCGGCAGGAATGCTCAATGCCATCGGGCTGCAAAACGCTGGTTTGCACGCAGTGGTGAAGACTGATTTGCCTTGGCTGCTGGAGCAGAAGCTGCCGGTGCTGGTCAATGTGGCCGGCAGCACTGTTGAGGAATATGTGCAGGTGGCGGCCGGTCTGGCAGAATTTCCGCTCTTGGGCTTGGAGCTCAACCTCTCCTGCCCCAATGTCCGGGAAGGGGGCATCGCCTTTGGCCTCCAGGCCGAAAGCGTGCACCGGGTTGTCCAGGCGGTGAAGGCCGAATGTCAGCTGCCGCTGGTGGTCAAGCTCAGTCCTAATGTTACGGAAATCACTGAGCTGGCCGTGGCCGCCGCCGAAGCTGGCGCCAGCGCTCTGACCGTGATCAACACTCTGCGGGGAATGGCCATCGACATCGAGCACAGGCGACCGCTTTTGGCCAATACCTTTGGCGGTCTCTCGGGGCCGGCGATCAAGCCGGTGGCCCTGGCCATGGTCTGGCAGGTGGCTTCTGCCGTGGATATTCCCGTAATTGGTTGCGGCGGAATCTCCCGGGTGGAGGACGTGGTGGAATTTCTGATGGCCGGCGCCAGCGCCGTCCAGGTTGGCAGTGCTAGCTTCTCCGAGCCATTGCTGCTGCCGCGGCTGGTCTGGGAGTTGGAGGCCTGGCTGCAGGAACATCAAACTTCTGTAACAGAGCTTGTGGGCGCTGCCCAGCGGAAGGATGAGATAAATGACTAAGCTGATTGTTGCTTTGGACACCCATGATGCGGGAGTTGCCCGCTCCTGGGTGCAAAAGGCAGGGGAACGGGTCAACTTCTACAAGGTCGGCCTGGAACTCTTCAGTTCCGCGGGCCCGGATTTCGTGCGCTGGTTGAAGAATGAAGGAAAGCATGTATTTTTGGATCTGAAATTTCATGACATCCCCAACACTGCCTCCCGGGCAGTGGCAGCAGCCCGGCGCCTGGAAGTGGACCTTTGCACCGTCCATGCCGCCGGCGGCGCGGATATGCTCCGAGCATGCCAGGCCGAGGCAGGTTCGGTGAAGCTCCTGGCAGTGACTGTGCTCACCAGCCTGACCGAAGAGCGCCTGCAACAGGTGGGTGTCAACCGGTCGTTACCCGTCCAGGTTGCGGAGCTCGCCCAACTTGCCCACAGCCAGGGAATTGCCGGCGTAATTTGTGCGCCCCCGGATTTGGCTCAGTTGCAAGCCCTGCCGGCAGAGTTCCTGCGAGTCACCCCGGGTATTCGCCCGGCGGGTAGCGACAGTGGCGACCAGAAGCGGATAATGACCCCGGCCCAGGCGGTCCGGGCGGGCGCTAGCCATATCGTGGTCGGGCGACCGATCACCGCCGCGCCGGACCCGGTGGCCGCGGCAGAACAAATCCTTGCGGAATTGGAGGCGGTTTAGTGAGTACGGTAGAAAAAATCTTCATTGAAACAGGAGCTATTCAGAAAGGACATTTCACCCTGAGTTCCGGCCTGCACAGCGATACTTACCTGCAATGCGCATTGGTCTTGCAATACCCGGATAAAGCTGAGCAGCTCAGCAGTCTGATGGCGGAGAAACTAAAAGATCAAAAGGTGGACACAGTGATTGGCCCGGCCATGGGTGGCATCACTTGGGCCTACCAGCTGGGTCACGCCCTAGGCTGCAGGGCAATCTTCAGCGAACGGGTGGAGGATGTTATGACTTTGCGGCGTGGTTTTGCGGTCACTCCCGGTGAACGGGTGCTGGTGGCAGAGGATGTATCCACCACTGGCGGCTCGGCCATGGAGGTGGTGCGCATGCTCCAGGGTATGCGGGCGGAAGTTATGGGGGTGGCATTGATAGTGGACCGCACCAATGGTAAGCTGGACTTCGGTGTACCCTACCATGCGCTCTATAACCTCCAACCCCAGGTTTGGGAGCCGCAAACATGTCCCTTGTGCCAACAGGGAGTGCCGGTGAACAAGCCGGGCAGCAGAAAATAATCAGTCGGCAATTGCCGGCTGATTATTCATTTCGCAGGATTAATTGCACTAGATGTCGAAATACATTGCATATAATTCTATTGGACTAATTTTAGCTAATGCGGAAAGAAGAGAATGCTATGATTAACGTGGCTGCTGTTACCACTGCTCGGCAACGTCGCCAGTTTGTCGACCTGCCCTGGCGCCTGTACAAAGACGACCCCAATTGGGTGCCACCCCTGCGCTTCGATATGATAAACACCCTCAATCCCAAGCACAACGCGCTCTTGAATCTGGGCCCCTGGTGCTATTTTTTGGCCTACAAAGGTAAGCGCCCGGTGGGGCGTGTCGGTTGCGGCCTGGATCGGCGCCTGAACGAAGCCAAGGGCGTAGAAGCTGGCTACATAACCCTGTTTGAATGCGAAAAGGACTATCAGGTGGCGGAGGCGCTGTTGGACGCTGCTGTTGGGTTTGTGCGCCGCCATGGCGCCACTGTTGTCACCGGTCCCCAGTCCCCTAGCAACGGCGACGACTACCGGGGCATGCTAATCAAGGGGTTTGACACCCCGCCCACCTTCCTCAGCAGCTATAACCCGGAATGGTATCCTGAATTTTTCGAGCGCTATGGTTTTACAAAGCAGTTTGATCGCAATGCCTACTGGTGCGACGCCACCCAGCCCATTCCTGAGCGCATGGTCCGGGGAGTAGATATCGCCGAGCGGCGGTATAAGTTTCGCTTGCGCACCGCCGATTTGAAAAATATCGAAAAGGAAATCCAGGTGTTCAAGCATATAAGTGACAATTCAATGCCTGAGGATTGGCCGGACATGATTCCCCCCAGCGAGGACGAAGTGCGGGCCGAGGTGAACAAACTCAAATTCCTGGCCATCTCCGACCTGATTCTAATTGCCGAAGATTACGAGGGAACGCCGATAGGCATGTCCATTGCCTTGCC
This window harbors:
- a CDS encoding dihydroorotase, yielding MELVLKNGKIVDGGTIREADVWIRDGKIAEIGTDLVRPGKTLDMGGKLILPGLLDMHVHLREPGQEGKETIASGTAAAAKGGFTTVCAMPNTDPVVDNPLLVELIATRAKNEGLVRVLPVGAITKGQQGKEIAELGLMHQAGAIGFSDDGGWVQDSGVSYNAMCYAAQWDLLIISHPEDVSLVAGGVMNAGPLADKLGLAGADPVAEVAAVERDIALAEASNCRLHLTHLSVRGAVEAVRRAKARGVRVTADVTPHHLMLTETACDNYNTLARVNPPLRTEADREALLAGLLDGTIDAIATDHAPHKQTEKFTTFDDSPPGIVGLETAWGLLYAQLVESGRMSLATLVEKFTAGPRRVLGLENLSIAVGQSADITAIDPAARAEVDPQTFVGKGVNTPFAGWKMSGLPAMTMVGGEIVMLNGEVGNVTVPVEARAQVG
- a CDS encoding dihydroorotate dehydrogenase electron transfer subunit: MKPIDARAVVQVNDLLTARIYRMELSCPGIAADVSPGQFVHVQVPGYSLRRPFTVAGADKGCIEVIYRAQGAGTRTLTQLQPGDEIQVLGPLGRGFEQPRGPALLLGGGIGTAALLLLARRLEHSTLVMGGRNADELWLDKLPLPAGTQVHYVTDDGSRGQQGTVLTVGASLLAPDMWVGACGPRPMLRAVQTILHELDIPGQFALEERMACGMGACMGCTCTIAAGPALVCKDGPVFAAQEVKF
- a CDS encoding dihydroorotate dehydrogenase, which gives rise to MMLQTDLGFARLNNPIMPASGCFGWGREYIELFDLKTLGAVVTKATTYLPREGNATPRVAEAPAGMLNAIGLQNAGLHAVVKTDLPWLLEQKLPVLVNVAGSTVEEYVQVAAGLAEFPLLGLELNLSCPNVREGGIAFGLQAESVHRVVQAVKAECQLPLVVKLSPNVTEITELAVAAAEAGASALTVINTLRGMAIDIEHRRPLLANTFGGLSGPAIKPVALAMVWQVASAVDIPVIGCGGISRVEDVVEFLMAGASAVQVGSASFSEPLLLPRLVWELEAWLQEHQTSVTELVGAAQRKDEIND
- the pyrF gene encoding orotidine-5'-phosphate decarboxylase, which codes for MTKLIVALDTHDAGVARSWVQKAGERVNFYKVGLELFSSAGPDFVRWLKNEGKHVFLDLKFHDIPNTASRAVAAARRLEVDLCTVHAAGGADMLRACQAEAGSVKLLAVTVLTSLTEERLQQVGVNRSLPVQVAELAQLAHSQGIAGVICAPPDLAQLQALPAEFLRVTPGIRPAGSDSGDQKRIMTPAQAVRAGASHIVVGRPITAAPDPVAAAEQILAELEAV
- a CDS encoding orotate phosphoribosyltransferase, with the translated sequence MSTVEKIFIETGAIQKGHFTLSSGLHSDTYLQCALVLQYPDKAEQLSSLMAEKLKDQKVDTVIGPAMGGITWAYQLGHALGCRAIFSERVEDVMTLRRGFAVTPGERVLVAEDVSTTGGSAMEVVRMLQGMRAEVMGVALIVDRTNGKLDFGVPYHALYNLQPQVWEPQTCPLCQQGVPVNKPGSRK
- a CDS encoding GNAT family N-acetyltransferase, with protein sequence MINVAAVTTARQRRQFVDLPWRLYKDDPNWVPPLRFDMINTLNPKHNALLNLGPWCYFLAYKGKRPVGRVGCGLDRRLNEAKGVEAGYITLFECEKDYQVAEALLDAAVGFVRRHGATVVTGPQSPSNGDDYRGMLIKGFDTPPTFLSSYNPEWYPEFFERYGFTKQFDRNAYWCDATQPIPERMVRGVDIAERRYKFRLRTADLKNIEKEIQVFKHISDNSMPEDWPDMIPPSEDEVRAEVNKLKFLAISDLILIAEDYEGTPIGMSIALPDYNQVLKRMNGRLFPLGWWHFLRARKQIDVARLFVIMVVPEYHRKGVSAALYLRSMEAAHRLGFRGGDGSSIHEFNIAMNRDAQGAGGVLYKVFRIYQLPI